Proteins from a single region of Desulfobacterales bacterium:
- a CDS encoding ABC transporter permease: MNPIRLLAVARKEFIHVLRDWRSLFLAVAIPIFLILLYGYALTLDLRHVPTVIWDQSRTPESRELLSLFQGSPYFAVTAYGDNYRDLQSALDRGSAMLAIIVPGDFANRVHAGKPVGIQVIADGSDANTSRLAMSYAEGVGIIYSTDIAINRIRLSGMGDRVQPVELIQRAWYNPDLRSQNVLIPGIIALVMIVVAAMLTSVTIAREWETGTMEQLISTPLRGPELIFGKVIPYFVIGLSDVALAVAMGKWIFDVPVVGNAGLLFALSALFLTGALFFGMTLSIILKSQVMANQIAIVAGFLPTLILSGFVFAIDNMPVPIQCLTYIVPARYFITILRGIYLKGIGLEILWLDALLLGFYTVIMVALANRKFNFKLE, encoded by the coding sequence ATGAACCCCATACGCCTGTTGGCCGTTGCCAGAAAAGAATTTATTCATGTCCTTCGAGACTGGCGAAGCCTGTTTCTTGCCGTCGCCATTCCGATTTTCCTGATTTTGCTCTATGGATATGCCTTGACGTTGGATCTGAGACACGTGCCCACGGTGATTTGGGATCAGTCCCGCACACCGGAAAGCCGGGAGTTGCTGAGTTTGTTTCAAGGCTCTCCCTATTTTGCCGTCACCGCGTACGGCGATAATTACCGGGATCTTCAGAGCGCGCTGGACCGGGGAAGCGCCATGCTCGCCATCATCGTGCCCGGTGATTTCGCGAACCGGGTGCATGCCGGAAAACCCGTCGGCATTCAGGTGATTGCTGACGGCAGTGATGCCAATACCTCCCGGCTTGCCATGAGCTATGCCGAAGGCGTGGGAATCATTTATTCAACCGATATCGCCATCAACCGCATACGACTATCCGGCATGGGCGATCGGGTCCAACCCGTAGAACTGATTCAGCGCGCCTGGTACAATCCGGATTTAAGAAGTCAGAATGTGCTGATTCCGGGGATCATCGCCCTGGTGATGATCGTTGTAGCGGCGATGCTGACCAGTGTCACCATCGCCCGCGAGTGGGAAACCGGCACCATGGAACAACTGATCAGCACCCCCTTGCGGGGCCCGGAGTTGATTTTCGGCAAGGTGATACCCTATTTTGTCATCGGCTTATCGGATGTCGCCCTTGCCGTTGCGATGGGCAAGTGGATCTTTGATGTGCCCGTTGTGGGAAACGCGGGCCTTCTATTTGCCCTATCGGCCCTATTTCTCACCGGCGCCCTTTTTTTCGGCATGACGCTGAGCATCATACTAAAATCCCAGGTAATGGCCAATCAGATCGCCATTGTGGCTGGGTTTTTGCCGACCCTGATTCTAAGCGGATTTGTGTTCGCCATTGACAATATGCCCGTTCCGATTCAATGCCTCACCTACATCGTTCCGGCCCGTTATTTTATCACTATTTTGCGCGGTATTTATCTGAAGGGCATCGGGCTGGAGATTCTCTGGCTCGATGCCTTACTCCTGGGCTTTTACACGGTGATCATGGTGGCGTTGGCCAACCGCAAATTCAACTTCAAGCTGGAGTAA
- a CDS encoding helix-turn-helix domain-containing protein — translation MEDRWLSISEICKYLGVSNDTVYKWIDRHGMPSHRMGRLWKFKKDEVDKWVKAGGAAMHGKGNQGLK, via the coding sequence ATGGAAGATCGTTGGTTATCGATTAGCGAGATATGCAAATACCTCGGGGTTAGCAACGATACCGTTTACAAGTGGATTGACAGGCATGGCATGCCTTCCCACCGCATGGGCCGTCTCTGGAAGTTCAAAAAAGACGAAGTTGACAAATGGGTGAAGGCCGGCGGCGCGGCTATGCACGGAAAAGGGAATCAAGGCCTGAAATGA
- a CDS encoding DUF1819 family protein — MSLTTGGLFLRESIKLAALFLEQSDWNAIREKVLSENLLQTRTLSTSKRFCREIISRLKTLDPREIDLLVHGSGQEQGCLLWIAVCRRYKFIAEFAVEIIRERYISLKTDLHYEDFDSFFNRKSEWHPELDIIKPATRNKLRQVLFKILREAELLTNDYTINAAMLSPRLLEAISHNSREAVLFFPAFESDLIGRAR, encoded by the coding sequence ATGTCACTTACAACGGGCGGTCTTTTTCTCCGCGAGTCGATAAAGTTGGCGGCGCTCTTTCTTGAGCAAAGTGACTGGAATGCGATTAGAGAAAAGGTTCTTTCCGAAAACCTGTTGCAAACGAGAACGCTGAGCACCTCAAAACGATTCTGTCGGGAAATCATCTCCAGGCTAAAAACACTCGACCCCCGTGAGATTGACTTACTGGTTCACGGTAGCGGTCAGGAGCAAGGCTGTCTTTTGTGGATCGCGGTTTGCCGTCGTTACAAATTCATTGCCGAGTTTGCCGTAGAGATTATTCGGGAACGTTACATCAGTCTCAAGACCGATCTTCACTATGAAGACTTTGATTCCTTCTTTAACCGGAAATCAGAGTGGCATCCCGAGCTTGATATAATTAAGCCGGCGACTCGAAATAAGCTCCGTCAGGTGTTGTTCAAAATTCTGCGAGAAGCCGAACTTCTGACCAACGATTATACCATCAATGCCGCCATGTTGAGCCCCCGGCTCTTGGAAGCCATTTCGCACAATAGTCGTGAGGCTGTTCTGTTTTTTCCTGCTTTTGAGTCCGATTTAATAGGGAGGGCGCGATGA
- a CDS encoding efflux RND transporter periplasmic adaptor subunit, with the protein MKKWLRLMMVLVLILAGGRIGFNYLKGQNKAGPLRVSGNIEVTDAQMSFRIPGRLEKRLVDEGDRVAKGQLIATLEKTDQEIAVAAAAANLAHAQAVLSELEAGSRPAEIERSFANMLQAKALLAELTNGSRKQEIESARAERARAAALVKTAEVQLDQAKADYHRYKDLFKDGGVSQEQYELVRTRYESAKNAENEALAVLKSASEGLSLRVEGPRQEQIDNARAALKAAEAQYSLVKEGPRKEKISQAAAEAKAAEERLNQAKQQLAYTELFSPMAGRVLSKSAEPGEYLNPAAPVVLIGDIHHPWLRAYINEKDIGRIHLNDPATLTTDSFPGKTYSGRVSFIGSQAEFTPKAVQTFEERVKLMFRIKIEVENSAEDLKPGMPADAEISLTASSARD; encoded by the coding sequence ATGAAGAAATGGTTGCGATTGATGATGGTGCTGGTTTTGATCCTTGCCGGCGGGCGGATCGGATTCAACTATCTAAAGGGACAAAACAAGGCAGGCCCACTTCGGGTTTCGGGAAATATCGAGGTGACCGATGCGCAGATGAGTTTCAGGATTCCCGGCCGGCTTGAAAAGCGCCTTGTCGACGAAGGGGATCGGGTGGCTAAAGGGCAGTTGATCGCAACCCTTGAAAAAACGGATCAGGAAATTGCCGTTGCGGCTGCCGCGGCAAATCTCGCCCATGCCCAAGCGGTTCTTTCGGAACTTGAGGCGGGCAGCCGGCCTGCCGAGATCGAACGCTCCTTTGCCAATATGCTGCAAGCAAAAGCCTTACTGGCCGAGCTGACCAACGGCAGCCGAAAGCAGGAAATTGAAAGCGCGAGGGCCGAGCGGGCCAGGGCCGCCGCCCTGGTAAAAACCGCCGAGGTTCAGCTTGATCAGGCAAAGGCGGATTATCATCGCTACAAGGACCTTTTCAAGGACGGCGGAGTCAGTCAGGAGCAATATGAGTTGGTTCGCACCCGGTATGAAAGCGCTAAAAATGCCGAAAACGAAGCACTGGCGGTGTTGAAAAGTGCTTCCGAAGGGCTTAGTCTGCGAGTGGAAGGCCCGCGGCAGGAGCAGATTGACAATGCCCGTGCCGCCCTGAAAGCGGCCGAGGCGCAGTATTCGTTGGTTAAGGAAGGCCCGAGAAAAGAGAAAATATCTCAGGCCGCGGCCGAAGCCAAGGCTGCAGAAGAACGCCTCAACCAGGCAAAACAGCAGCTGGCGTACACCGAGCTTTTCTCTCCCATGGCAGGACGTGTCCTCAGTAAGTCCGCCGAACCCGGGGAGTACTTGAATCCCGCCGCCCCCGTGGTCTTGATCGGAGATATTCACCATCCCTGGCTAAGAGCTTATATTAACGAAAAGGATATCGGAAGGATTCACCTGAATGATCCGGCCACCCTTACGACTGATTCGTTTCCGGGAAAAACCTATTCCGGACGTGTCAGTTTTATCGGCAGTCAGGCGGAATTTACGCCCAAGGCCGTCCAAACCTTTGAAGAGCGTGTGAAACTGATGTTTCGCATCAAGATCGAGGTGGAAAATTCAGCCGAAGACTTGAAGCCGGGAATGCCGGCCGATGCCGAGATATCACTAACCGCCTCCTCGGCAAGGGATTAG
- a CDS encoding MFS transporter, with amino-acid sequence MNFPHHSPKNSIAPHYGWVIVWTGMAVLFSCLGLGRFSLGMLLPAMGTSLGLTYSQMGLISTGNFIGYMVSVVVAGIIAERIGARATITIGLLLVGGSMGLISCAVTFAEVLTFYIATGAGSGLANVPLMGMVSHWFLKSTRGRAAGTMISGNGIAIVFAGFYVPYINAGLGAEGWRTGWVTMSIVSMAVAVLAAILLRNTPGEKGLAPMGHPDVPPVVPAAGAPKSNPSNRRAIVHLGGIYSLFGSTYVVYATFIVTAMVKERGFGESTAGAFWAVVGGLSIFSGPLFGWVSDRFGRKAGLMVVFTLFTLSYVLVAAELPIACLYASIAIFGLSVWSIPTIMSAAVGDYMGPAQATKSFGVITLFFGGGQIIGPSVAGYLADTTGTFSIAFWLCAALTAGAVALTAFLQK; translated from the coding sequence ATGAATTTTCCCCATCATTCGCCAAAAAACAGCATCGCACCGCACTACGGTTGGGTGATCGTATGGACCGGCATGGCGGTTCTTTTCTCGTGCCTCGGACTCGGACGCTTTTCGCTTGGCATGCTGCTGCCGGCTATGGGCACTTCCCTCGGTCTGACCTACTCCCAGATGGGCCTTATCAGCACCGGTAATTTCATCGGGTACATGGTTTCGGTGGTGGTGGCGGGAATCATCGCGGAAAGGATCGGCGCCCGGGCCACGATCACGATCGGCCTGTTGCTGGTGGGGGGATCCATGGGCTTGATCAGCTGCGCCGTAACCTTTGCGGAAGTGCTGACGTTTTATATCGCAACCGGCGCCGGCAGCGGTCTTGCCAATGTCCCCCTGATGGGAATGGTTTCACATTGGTTTCTTAAAAGCACGCGAGGTCGTGCGGCCGGCACCATGATATCCGGAAATGGTATCGCCATTGTATTTGCCGGGTTTTATGTGCCCTATATCAATGCCGGACTCGGTGCGGAAGGGTGGCGTACCGGTTGGGTTACCATGAGCATCGTGAGTATGGCAGTTGCCGTCCTGGCGGCAATCCTTCTTCGCAATACGCCCGGCGAAAAAGGCCTTGCGCCGATGGGACACCCGGACGTGCCCCCCGTTGTCCCCGCCGCCGGTGCGCCGAAAAGCAATCCCTCGAATCGCCGGGCGATTGTGCACCTGGGCGGAATCTATTCGCTCTTCGGCAGCACGTATGTGGTTTACGCCACCTTTATCGTCACTGCAATGGTGAAAGAAAGAGGCTTTGGTGAAAGCACGGCCGGCGCTTTCTGGGCGGTCGTCGGCGGCCTGAGTATCTTCTCCGGACCGCTGTTCGGATGGGTATCCGACCGCTTCGGGCGAAAAGCGGGCTTGATGGTCGTCTTCACCTTGTTCACCCTCTCCTATGTATTGGTAGCCGCGGAACTGCCGATAGCGTGTCTCTATGCCTCCATCGCCATTTTCGGCCTTTCCGTGTGGAGTATTCCCACCATCATGTCGGCGGCTGTTGGCGACTATATGGGTCCGGCCCAGGCAACCAAATCCTTTGGGGTTATCACCTTGTTTTTCGGAGGCGGGCAGATTATCGGGCCTTCGGTAGCCGGTTATCTCGCAGACACCACCGGCACGTTCAGCATCGCCTTCTGGCTATGCGCCGCGTTGACCGCCGGTGCCGTTGCCTTGACGGCATTTCTACAAAAATGA
- a CDS encoding DUF1788 domain-containing protein, translating into MQERFQHLFDVISGKRFLQKQGLGNEVPFFICPFRPEECVEMERLQRQLVNSLSHAGVRVLEINLYDLSIEILKGRDLWEQILDIENSVSKEQLRELLQGVLDPEAHLVPAIAAKLANNEFDVLFLAGVGAVFPYIRSHNVLNNLQSTAKEKPTVMFFPGAYTHSLESGASLDLFGRLHDDKYYRAFNIFHCEA; encoded by the coding sequence ATGCAAGAAAGATTTCAGCATCTGTTTGATGTGATCTCCGGAAAACGGTTTCTTCAGAAGCAAGGTCTCGGGAACGAAGTTCCTTTCTTCATTTGCCCTTTCAGACCGGAAGAGTGCGTCGAGATGGAACGGCTGCAACGGCAGCTTGTCAACAGTCTTTCGCATGCGGGTGTCCGCGTGCTCGAAATTAACCTCTATGATCTTTCCATCGAGATTCTTAAAGGACGGGACCTCTGGGAACAAATCCTCGATATAGAAAACTCGGTGTCCAAGGAACAGCTCAGGGAGTTACTCCAAGGGGTGTTAGATCCCGAAGCCCATTTGGTCCCCGCCATCGCCGCCAAGCTTGCGAACAATGAATTTGACGTGCTGTTTCTGGCCGGCGTCGGTGCGGTTTTTCCCTATATCCGATCTCACAATGTGCTGAACAACCTGCAAAGCACGGCAAAAGAAAAACCGACCGTCATGTTCTTTCCGGGGGCCTATACCCACTCCCTGGAATCGGGCGCATCGCTCGATCTTTTTGGAAGATTGCATGACGATAAATACTACCGGGCGTTCAACATCTTTCACTGCGAAGCCTAA
- a CDS encoding ATP-binding cassette domain-containing protein — protein sequence MAENTPAIRAELLTKRFGDVTAVKDVSFHVNAGEIFGLVGPDGAGKTSTLRMLASIMAPSTGKASIAGFDVATEAFAVKDSLAYMSQKFGLYPDLTVMENIGFYADLYGVPQKGRDTRVDELLDFSQMRPFKKRRAGNLSGGMKQKLQLVCALIHIPRVLLLDEPTNGVDPVSRRDFWRILYQLLKENVSILVTTAYLDEAERCDRLALMDHGKIIALGTPAEIKQLMRGKILAIRSSQARTIHRLLQHAPFALSVNVFGDTVHLVCADAEKMKETAQKMMATAGLAHDEIREVLPSLEDVFVSVLGDGEATPPETEAEVGSNLASARLAETKPAPPAVTVDHLTRRFGDFTAVNDVSFKVPKGEIFGFLGPNGAGKSTTIRMLCGLLKPSSGGGTVAGYDVGREAEQIKRHIGYMSQKFSLYEDLTVTENIDFYGGIYGLSRAALSARKEWAVNMAGLKAHRTSLTAVLSGGWKQRLALACAILHEPPILFLDEPTSGVDPISRRRFWEMIYDMADRGITIFVTTHYMEEAEYCDRIALIYGGNMIAMGTPMELKTRFMRDQILDLRCAAPQVLIEPLSALPEVRDVALFGAGLHLVTGNAAAAKRAITEKMKALGIETTSLEIIPPGMEDVFVSLIEQVNRAAAEKAGKGRLAE from the coding sequence ATGGCGGAAAACACGCCGGCGATTCGAGCGGAGCTTCTCACGAAACGCTTCGGTGACGTCACGGCGGTGAAGGATGTTAGTTTTCATGTGAATGCGGGGGAAATTTTCGGCCTGGTGGGGCCGGACGGCGCCGGAAAAACATCAACCCTTCGAATGCTTGCAAGCATTATGGCGCCGAGCACCGGAAAGGCGAGCATCGCCGGATTCGATGTCGCCACCGAGGCGTTCGCCGTAAAAGATTCTCTGGCTTACATGAGCCAGAAGTTCGGGCTTTACCCGGATTTGACCGTGATGGAAAATATCGGCTTTTATGCCGATCTTTACGGCGTGCCCCAAAAGGGCAGAGACACGCGCGTGGATGAACTGCTTGATTTCAGCCAAATGCGCCCCTTTAAAAAGCGACGGGCCGGGAATCTGTCCGGCGGAATGAAGCAAAAGCTTCAACTCGTTTGCGCGCTCATTCATATCCCGCGCGTGCTGCTTCTCGATGAGCCGACCAATGGGGTTGATCCGGTGAGCCGTCGGGATTTCTGGCGAATTCTTTACCAGTTGCTCAAGGAAAATGTTTCGATACTGGTAACGACGGCTTATCTGGACGAGGCCGAGCGTTGCGACAGGCTGGCGCTGATGGATCACGGAAAAATCATCGCCCTTGGCACGCCGGCCGAAATCAAACAGCTCATGCGCGGAAAAATTCTGGCAATTCGAAGCAGCCAGGCCAGAACCATTCATCGATTGCTTCAACATGCGCCTTTCGCGCTGAGCGTCAATGTGTTTGGCGATACGGTCCACCTGGTCTGCGCCGATGCGGAAAAAATGAAAGAAACGGCTCAAAAGATGATGGCAACGGCAGGGCTTGCCCATGATGAGATTCGGGAGGTGCTCCCGAGCCTGGAGGATGTGTTTGTCAGCGTGCTGGGGGATGGGGAGGCAACACCGCCTGAAACGGAGGCTGAAGTTGGTTCGAATTTGGCTTCCGCACGTCTTGCTGAGACTAAACCCGCGCCGCCGGCCGTAACGGTAGATCATCTGACCCGCCGCTTCGGGGACTTCACGGCGGTGAACGATGTGAGTTTCAAAGTACCCAAAGGCGAGATTTTCGGGTTTCTCGGTCCCAACGGCGCCGGGAAAAGCACTACCATTCGCATGCTGTGCGGATTGCTGAAGCCCTCTTCCGGCGGCGGAACAGTCGCCGGCTATGATGTCGGGCGCGAGGCGGAGCAGATCAAACGGCATATCGGGTATATGAGTCAGAAATTTTCCCTGTATGAAGATCTGACCGTGACGGAAAATATCGATTTTTATGGCGGCATATACGGGCTATCCCGCGCAGCCCTTTCGGCACGGAAAGAATGGGCGGTAAATATGGCGGGACTAAAGGCGCATCGCACCAGCCTGACCGCGGTTCTCAGCGGGGGATGGAAGCAGCGTCTGGCGCTGGCGTGTGCCATTCTTCACGAGCCGCCCATCCTCTTTCTCGATGAGCCCACCAGCGGCGTGGACCCCATCAGCAGACGGCGCTTTTGGGAGATGATTTATGACATGGCGGATCGGGGCATCACGATCTTTGTGACCACGCACTATATGGAAGAGGCGGAGTACTGCGACCGGATCGCGCTGATCTACGGCGGCAACATGATCGCCATGGGAACGCCCATGGAACTGAAAACCCGTTTCATGCGGGATCAGATTTTGGATCTTCGGTGTGCGGCACCGCAAGTGCTCATTGAGCCGCTTTCAGCTTTGCCCGAGGTTCGGGATGTGGCCCTCTTCGGTGCAGGGCTTCATCTTGTGACCGGAAACGCCGCGGCGGCAAAACGGGCGATCACGGAAAAGATGAAAGCGCTGGGAATTGAAACCACCTCCTTGGAAATCATACCGCCCGGCATGGAAGATGTTTTCGTCTCCCTGATCGAGCAGGTCAACCGGGCGGCCGCGGAAAAAGCGGGAAAAGGGAGGCTGGCAGAATGA
- a CDS encoding DUF4065 domain-containing protein has translation MDCPNEHGKMVIKAMKKEVTFRDKRIEYDAEHYVCPVCGTEVDDLVLAAENQKRISDAYRKAVNLLTGQEIVIGRKKLKWSQARLAEAMSVGIASVKRWETGQIQTKPMDDTLRRVLSGKPSGNNPYAGNRSLSLQRIKRVLHQFSKTLDRDMLKDDPGDVLLYEAKYIWLADIISFRETGRGMTGATYARLPQGPQLNNYRDLVPMIKAANEDEAEPLTDHEIRIISRIAAAYPTNKSIYDASHNEDAYKTRRDGELMLYTDAESVRAL, from the coding sequence ATGGATTGTCCGAATGAACATGGGAAAATGGTCATTAAGGCCATGAAAAAAGAGGTGACTTTTCGCGACAAGCGAATTGAATATGATGCGGAGCACTATGTTTGCCCTGTTTGCGGCACTGAAGTGGATGATTTGGTGCTTGCGGCTGAAAACCAAAAAAGAATATCCGATGCTTACCGGAAGGCCGTCAACCTGTTGACTGGCCAAGAGATTGTGATTGGAAGGAAAAAGCTTAAGTGGAGCCAAGCCCGCCTTGCAGAGGCAATGAGCGTTGGTATTGCCAGTGTGAAAAGGTGGGAAACCGGCCAGATACAGACCAAGCCCATGGATGATACCTTGCGTCGGGTTTTATCCGGGAAGCCATCGGGAAATAACCCATACGCCGGCAACAGAAGCCTATCGCTTCAAAGAATAAAACGGGTTTTGCACCAGTTCAGCAAAACACTTGACCGGGATATGTTGAAAGATGATCCGGGGGACGTGCTTCTTTATGAGGCAAAATACATTTGGCTTGCTGACATAATTTCATTTCGGGAAACCGGCCGGGGAATGACCGGGGCCACTTATGCCCGATTACCCCAAGGCCCTCAATTGAATAATTATAGGGATTTGGTTCCCATGATTAAAGCCGCTAATGAAGACGAAGCGGAGCCTCTTACTGATCACGAAATCAGAATTATTTCCCGGATTGCCGCCGCATACCCTACCAATAAGAGCATTTATGATGCATCTCATAACGAAGATGCTTACAAAACAAGAAGAGATGGCGAGCTTATGCTCTATACGGATGCCGAGAGTGTAAGGGCATTATGA